The following coding sequences lie in one Corynebacterium humireducens NBRC 106098 = DSM 45392 genomic window:
- a CDS encoding ABC transporter permease, whose amino-acid sequence MSIWESVGLALGSLRTNKMRSMLTLLGVIIGIAAVIAIMTLGKAMQTQTMKSLEQFGVNDITLQVQSRDEDQESAGPVFSAVTVEPSAQITPDMVDELSRRFADRVSGVSLEAGSHTGKLTRGLATGQARVSYVNADAVSMNNHTLSAGRLLSADDVAGDRAVAVISPEIVQRFFNGSPQQAIGQDLDVEIDGQYLSLQVVGAYAPAGQQSVLVGSMEEALVYAPYPLESRISTKATGNVDSVRLRVAPDVEVESLKRDIQAWADVRYDDNPDYRAKVLDMKKEVEQLNQTMNMMSVAISAIGGISLLVGGIGVMNIMLITVTERTREIGVRKALGATRRHIRTQFVVEAMIVCLIGGVIGVVLGGGLGMVGAKLLGQFVLPPVAVVIVSLLFALGIGLFFGYYPANKAAKLDPIEALRYE is encoded by the coding sequence ATGAGCATCTGGGAATCCGTGGGGCTCGCCCTGGGCAGCCTCCGCACGAACAAGATGCGTTCGATGCTCACGCTGCTCGGCGTCATCATCGGCATCGCCGCCGTCATCGCCATCATGACCCTGGGCAAGGCGATGCAGACCCAGACGATGAAGAGTCTCGAGCAGTTCGGCGTCAACGACATCACCCTGCAGGTCCAGTCCCGTGACGAGGATCAGGAGTCGGCCGGACCGGTGTTCTCCGCCGTCACCGTCGAACCCTCCGCGCAGATCACGCCCGACATGGTCGACGAACTGTCCCGCCGCTTCGCGGACCGCGTCAGCGGCGTCTCCCTTGAGGCGGGCAGCCACACGGGCAAGCTCACCCGGGGGCTGGCCACCGGGCAGGCGCGGGTGAGCTACGTCAACGCCGACGCCGTGAGCATGAACAACCACACGCTGTCGGCGGGGCGTCTCCTCTCGGCCGATGATGTGGCCGGTGACCGGGCGGTGGCGGTCATCTCGCCGGAGATCGTCCAGAGGTTCTTCAACGGTTCCCCGCAGCAGGCCATCGGCCAGGACCTCGACGTGGAGATCGACGGACAGTACCTCTCCCTCCAGGTGGTCGGGGCGTACGCGCCGGCCGGGCAGCAGTCCGTCCTCGTCGGCTCCATGGAGGAGGCGCTGGTGTACGCGCCCTACCCGTTGGAGTCGCGTATCTCCACCAAGGCGACCGGCAACGTCGACTCCGTGCGGCTGCGCGTGGCGCCGGACGTGGAGGTGGAGTCCCTCAAACGGGACATCCAGGCGTGGGCCGACGTCCGCTACGACGACAACCCCGACTACCGCGCCAAGGTGCTGGACATGAAGAAGGAGGTCGAGCAGCTCAACCAGACGATGAACATGATGAGTGTCGCGATCTCCGCCATCGGCGGCATCTCGCTCCTCGTCGGCGGCATCGGTGTCATGAACATCATGCTCATCACCGTGACCGAGAGGACCCGGGAGATCGGTGTGCGCAAGGCACTGGGCGCCACACGCCGGCACATCCGCACCCAGTTCGTCGTCGAGGCGATGATCGTGTGCCTCATCGGCGGCGTCATCGGTGTGGTGCTCGGCGGTGGACTGGGCATGGTGGGCGCGAAACTGCTGGGTCAGTTCGTGCTGCCCCCGGTGGCGGTCGTCATCGTCTCCCTGCTCTTCGCCCTCGGCATCGGCCTGTT